The Triplophysa rosa linkage group LG25, Trosa_1v2, whole genome shotgun sequence genome window below encodes:
- the LOC130549077 gene encoding natural killer cell receptor 2B4-like gives MEGHSVTLHTHTELHTHDVIEWMFGVQSPDEIIAELNREANITSFINERLKNHVEIDAQTGSLIITNITTQHTGLYTLEISRKPSDLIRHFNLTVYAHLPVLVISRVSSQCSSSSSSSCCCVLCSVMNVSHDVSVSWYKGKSLLSSISVSDLNIRLSLPLEVEYQDTNTYRCVVNNPITNHTQHLHITQLCHTSEAGVHSWGFTEAVIRLVVSAVVGVATVGVLIYDVRSRRESPSTSDETY, from the exons atggagggacattctGTTACTCTACACACTCATACTGAACTACACACACATGATGTGATCGAGTGGATGTTTGGTGTTCAGAGTCCAGATGAGATTATAGCTGAACTGAACAGAGAAGCAAATAtaacatcatttattaatgagAGATTGAAGAATCATGTAGAGATAGATGctcagactggatctctcatcatcacaaacatcacaactcAACACACTGGACTTTATACACTAGAGATCAGCAGAAAACCTTCTGATCTCATCAGACACTTCAATCTGACTGTCTATG CTCATCTGCCTGTTCTCGTCATCTCCAGAGTCTCTTCTCAatgttcttcatcatcttcatcatcatgttgttgtgtgttgtgttcagtgatgaatgtgtcACATGATGTGAGCgtctcctggtacaaaggaaagagtttattgtccagcatcagtgtgtctgatctcaacatcagactctctctacctctggaggtggaatatcaggacacaaacacatacagatgtgtggtcaacaatcccatcacaaaccacacacaacatctacacatcactcaactctgtcacacGTCTGAAG ctGGTGTCCACAGTTGGGGTTTTACTGAAGCCGTGATCCGATTGGTCGTCTCTGCTGTTGTGGGCGTGGCTACTGTTGGAGTTCTCATTTATGACGTCAGATCCAGACGAGAATCACCATCGACCTCAGACGAAACATATTGA